The proteins below come from a single Aminivibrio pyruvatiphilus genomic window:
- a CDS encoding vWA domain-containing protein produces the protein MNRSVGFRTALLLLLLFFLAAGSWGPAFAQDEVTTHIELILDASGSMWAKLGSSTRIEVAKDALGKIIDDLSERKGIAVGLRVYGHRTNDCKDSKLEIPIGPLDGKKMKDFIGKIKPKGKTPIAYSLQEAAKDFQKDFTGSKVIILVTDGLESCGGDPCAAAKALAEKGIVSKIHVVGFGMDKKSVSQLECIVKPSAGLLLEANSAAELAKAFDTIVKTALDTNLEVKGLDGKGNPVAMKVSVLQEGDEIFTEEGETVKKNLPEGSYLVRATAADTGEEVFFEGVDLVEDKLTSLKAVFSIARIRARALDSTGKPVHAEWEVFGKENQEEPVVRFSGSDWITEVLSPGEYTLRARHNDTGMTMSAEAAPGDGETAVVELVFAQGKLILSGLDSNGKPVYTDSAVYRAPYDKDNPDRVGTDGGNT, from the coding sequence GTGAATCGTTCCGTAGGTTTCCGTACCGCACTGCTCCTTCTTCTTCTCTTTTTCCTGGCAGCGGGTTCCTGGGGCCCGGCGTTCGCCCAGGATGAGGTCACGACCCATATCGAGCTCATCCTGGACGCTTCGGGGAGCATGTGGGCAAAACTCGGCAGCTCCACCCGGATCGAGGTGGCGAAGGATGCCCTCGGCAAAATCATCGACGACCTGTCGGAGCGGAAAGGGATCGCCGTGGGGCTGCGGGTCTACGGCCACAGGACAAACGACTGCAAGGACTCGAAGCTGGAGATCCCCATCGGCCCCCTGGACGGAAAAAAAATGAAGGATTTCATCGGGAAAATCAAGCCCAAGGGGAAAACCCCCATCGCCTATTCCCTCCAGGAGGCGGCGAAGGACTTCCAAAAAGACTTCACCGGCAGCAAGGTGATCATCCTCGTCACCGACGGACTCGAAAGCTGCGGCGGAGACCCCTGCGCGGCGGCGAAGGCCCTGGCGGAGAAGGGTATCGTCTCGAAAATCCACGTGGTGGGATTCGGAATGGACAAAAAATCGGTCTCCCAGCTCGAATGCATCGTGAAACCGTCCGCAGGTCTTCTCCTGGAGGCGAACAGCGCCGCCGAGCTTGCGAAGGCCTTTGATACCATCGTGAAGACAGCGCTGGACACGAACCTGGAGGTCAAGGGGCTCGACGGGAAAGGGAACCCGGTCGCCATGAAGGTCTCCGTTCTGCAGGAAGGGGATGAGATCTTCACTGAAGAGGGCGAAACGGTGAAGAAGAATCTCCCCGAGGGAAGCTACCTCGTGCGGGCAACAGCGGCCGACACGGGGGAAGAAGTCTTCTTCGAGGGAGTGGACCTGGTGGAGGACAAGCTCACTTCCCTGAAAGCGGTGTTTTCAATTGCCCGGATCCGGGCCAGGGCGCTGGACAGCACCGGAAAGCCCGTCCATGCGGAATGGGAGGTCTTCGGGAAGGAGAACCAGGAGGAACCCGTGGTTCGCTTTTCCGGCTCCGACTGGATCACCGAAGTGCTCTCGCCTGGGGAATATACCCTCAGGGCGCGCCACAATGACACAGGGATGACCATGTCGGCAGAGGCCGCTCCCGGAGACGGCGAGACGGCGGTCGTGGAGCTCGTTTTCGCCCAGGGCAAGCTGATTCTCTCGGGCCTCGACTCCAACGGCAAGCCGGTCTACACCGACTCCGCCGTCTACAGGGCTCCCTACGACAAGGACAATCCTGACAGAGTGGGCACCGACGGCGGCAACACC
- the hisC gene encoding histidinol-phosphate transaminase, whose translation MIPGVRKAVLSASPYAPGKTVEEVRRELGLERIVKLGSNENPWGPFPAARAAMAEEIGRLNTYPDVSFRELKGLIARQSGLGPEWVALSHGAEGMLQTMGKVFLDPGDEVVLPKGTYGLYREISLVMGAVLREIPLGEDFSMDLEEMRKAITGKTKLVWLNNPNNPTGLALHPEKVEDFVRCLPEGTWVVLDEAYGEFAAQGRLPRTKALLEERRNLVAVRTFSKAWGLAGARIGYALARPELVTVIDTVSEPFNANRTAIAGASAALREDVEAFRKALDAIVSERERVSLALEAMGLRVLPSSTNFIFFTLPLDASEVSRMLLEKGVIVRPCGGWGFPRSIRVTVGTAEENSFFLEALGQVLAERKGERE comes from the coding sequence ATGATCCCCGGAGTGAGAAAGGCGGTTTTATCGGCCTCCCCCTATGCCCCGGGCAAAACCGTGGAGGAGGTCCGGCGGGAGCTCGGCCTCGAGAGAATAGTGAAGCTGGGGTCCAACGAGAATCCCTGGGGGCCCTTTCCGGCGGCCAGGGCGGCCATGGCCGAAGAGATCGGCAGGCTGAACACCTATCCCGATGTTTCCTTCCGCGAGCTGAAGGGGCTCATCGCCCGTCAGTCCGGCCTGGGACCCGAATGGGTCGCCCTGTCCCACGGGGCGGAGGGCATGCTCCAGACCATGGGGAAGGTCTTCCTCGACCCGGGCGACGAGGTTGTCCTGCCAAAGGGGACCTACGGGCTCTACCGGGAAATATCCCTCGTCATGGGGGCCGTCCTCCGGGAAATTCCCCTCGGAGAGGATTTTTCCATGGACCTTGAGGAAATGAGAAAGGCGATAACGGGCAAAACGAAGCTCGTCTGGCTGAACAACCCCAACAACCCCACGGGGCTGGCCCTGCATCCCGAAAAGGTGGAGGACTTCGTGCGCTGCCTCCCGGAGGGGACGTGGGTTGTCCTCGATGAAGCCTACGGCGAGTTTGCGGCTCAAGGAAGGCTTCCCCGCACGAAGGCTCTCCTCGAAGAAAGGCGGAATCTCGTGGCGGTGAGGACCTTCTCCAAGGCGTGGGGCCTCGCCGGGGCGCGAATCGGCTACGCCCTCGCCCGGCCGGAGCTTGTTACGGTTATCGACACGGTGAGCGAGCCCTTCAACGCCAACCGTACGGCCATCGCGGGAGCCTCGGCGGCCCTGCGGGAGGACGTCGAAGCCTTCCGGAAAGCTCTGGACGCCATCGTTTCGGAGCGGGAGCGTGTGTCCCTCGCCCTTGAGGCCATGGGCCTCCGGGTCCTCCCGTCCAGCACCAACTTCATCTTCTTCACCCTCCCCCTGGACGCCTCGGAGGTGTCCCGCATGCTCCTGGAGAAGGGCGTCATCGTCCGCCCCTGCGGGGGCTGGGGCTTTCCCCGCTCCATCCGGGTGACCGTGGGAACGGCGGAAGAAAATTCCTTCTTCCTGGAAGCCCTCGGACAGGTGCTCGCGGAAAGAAAGGGGGAACGGGAATGA
- a CDS encoding DNA-binding protein has protein sequence MLTENIVTVSGTLHLIRVEASAGKPKKYMPFSVRQDTPGTDGSVRKDFLLARIYDPRIQEEMKDLKEGVPVRVQGDVRSSLGSGEMYINVTAIEALV, from the coding sequence ATGCTGACGGAGAACATCGTGACGGTTTCGGGGACGCTCCATCTGATCCGCGTCGAGGCCAGCGCCGGCAAGCCGAAGAAATACATGCCCTTTTCGGTGCGCCAGGACACGCCGGGGACGGACGGGAGCGTCAGAAAGGACTTTCTTCTCGCCAGGATTTATGACCCCCGCATCCAGGAAGAAATGAAGGACCTGAAGGAAGGGGTGCCTGTGAGAGTGCAGGGGGATGTGCGCTCATCCCTGGGAAGCGGCGAGATGTACATCAACGTGACGGCCATCGAAGCACTGGTTTAG
- a CDS encoding universal stress protein translates to MKKVVVAIDGSEASRGVVDYAIHYANREPDADMLFLHVIALSEHKPVFYGEGTVVIPPSDEEVKAQFEEFIKVEMEALGKTIPRMSISVRSGKVYDQIVKFAEENGAFMIMIGHRGLGAMERFFLGSVAAKVVANAPCSVYVHRPRTEAEGK, encoded by the coding sequence ATGAAGAAAGTCGTCGTGGCGATCGATGGAAGCGAGGCCAGCAGGGGCGTAGTGGATTACGCCATCCATTACGCAAATCGCGAACCGGATGCCGACATGCTCTTTCTCCATGTCATCGCCCTTTCGGAGCATAAGCCCGTGTTCTACGGGGAAGGGACGGTGGTCATCCCGCCGTCCGACGAAGAAGTAAAGGCGCAGTTCGAGGAGTTTATCAAGGTGGAAATGGAAGCCCTCGGGAAGACCATTCCCAGGATGTCCATTTCGGTGAGGTCCGGAAAGGTCTACGACCAGATCGTGAAGTTCGCCGAGGAGAACGGGGCGTTCATGATCATGATCGGCCACCGGGGGCTGGGAGCCATGGAGCGGTTCTTCCTGGGCAGCGTGGCGGCCAAGGTGGTGGCCAACGCCCCATGCAGCGTCTACGTTCATCGCCCGAGGACCGAAGCGGAAGGGAAATGA
- a CDS encoding aldehyde ferredoxin oxidoreductase family protein → MEKLFGYAGTILWIDLTSGGISRKKLSAETIRPWLGGTGYAARLLYDGVPPGADPLGPENLFILATGPLTDNAVPGGGSLSVCCKSPLTGGWGEARVGCDFGPELKRAGYDFVVLSGASDRPVHIVITDDRVELRDGAFLTGRKVLEREKLVKEREALEGHSVLTIGPAGEKGVLFASVMVGHRAAGRIGAGAVLGSKNVAAVSVKGTGRITPADPAAWMREVRAAHGIVKESPNTPGFTELGTMGGYENSDRIGDLPTKNWQSNSWGKGEAVSSHFFGKNQVASTGCYKGCPMKCGRKVRVENGPWKTPEHDGGEYETVGSFTAYVLNEDVDCAVHCGYLCNELGIDTISTGAVIGFLFECAEKGLVSPEAAGGLDLSWGNGAVLPRLVEMIALREGIGDILADGVRRAAETIGGGAERFAVHVKGLEGPCHDPRAGKTLAVSYGTGNRGMCHIHPLETVAYDCAHTDFGLVPFGLPEPGRLNRWDEEGKGEATRILQDGGALPDILGTCKFYMYVGITPREYAAMLSALTGWSVTGEELLETAERVTNLQRLFNCREGFGREQDRLPDRARTLPAFGKYAGSPESAVRNYDLMLDEYYDARGWDRKTGAPLEETLLRLRIEG, encoded by the coding sequence ATGGAGAAACTGTTCGGCTACGCCGGCACGATTTTGTGGATCGACCTCACGTCCGGCGGGATTTCCCGGAAGAAACTTTCCGCTGAAACCATACGGCCCTGGCTTGGAGGAACGGGGTACGCCGCCCGTCTCCTCTACGACGGAGTGCCTCCCGGAGCGGACCCCCTGGGCCCGGAAAACCTGTTTATCCTCGCCACCGGTCCCCTCACGGACAATGCCGTTCCGGGCGGCGGAAGCCTGTCGGTCTGCTGCAAGTCTCCCCTCACCGGGGGATGGGGCGAGGCCAGAGTCGGGTGTGACTTCGGTCCGGAGCTGAAGCGGGCGGGGTACGACTTCGTCGTGCTCTCCGGCGCCTCGGACCGTCCCGTGCATATCGTTATCACCGACGACAGAGTGGAGCTCCGGGACGGAGCCTTTCTCACCGGCAGGAAGGTGCTGGAAAGAGAGAAGCTCGTGAAGGAGCGGGAAGCCCTTGAAGGGCATTCCGTCCTCACCATCGGCCCGGCGGGAGAAAAGGGCGTGCTCTTCGCCTCCGTCATGGTGGGCCACAGGGCCGCCGGGCGCATCGGGGCCGGAGCCGTCCTCGGTTCGAAGAACGTGGCCGCCGTCTCGGTGAAGGGAACTGGAAGAATCACCCCCGCCGATCCCGCCGCCTGGATGCGTGAGGTGCGCGCAGCCCACGGGATCGTGAAGGAAAGCCCCAATACGCCGGGATTCACGGAACTCGGCACCATGGGAGGGTACGAGAACTCCGACCGGATCGGCGACCTTCCCACGAAAAACTGGCAGTCCAACTCCTGGGGAAAGGGTGAGGCGGTCTCCTCCCATTTCTTCGGGAAAAACCAGGTGGCCTCCACGGGCTGCTACAAGGGATGCCCCATGAAGTGCGGGCGGAAGGTCCGCGTTGAGAACGGTCCCTGGAAGACTCCCGAACACGACGGGGGAGAGTACGAGACCGTGGGATCCTTCACCGCCTATGTTCTCAACGAGGACGTGGACTGTGCCGTGCACTGCGGGTACCTCTGCAACGAGCTCGGCATCGATACAATTTCCACGGGAGCGGTCATCGGCTTCCTGTTCGAGTGCGCGGAGAAGGGACTGGTCTCCCCTGAGGCAGCGGGGGGGCTGGATCTTTCCTGGGGGAACGGCGCCGTTCTTCCCCGGCTCGTGGAGATGATCGCCCTCAGGGAAGGCATCGGCGATATTCTCGCCGACGGCGTCAGGAGGGCGGCGGAAACAATCGGCGGAGGGGCGGAGCGGTTCGCCGTTCACGTGAAGGGCCTGGAGGGGCCCTGCCACGATCCCCGGGCAGGCAAGACCCTTGCCGTGAGCTACGGCACGGGCAACAGGGGCATGTGCCATATCCATCCCCTCGAAACGGTGGCCTACGACTGCGCCCACACCGACTTCGGGCTGGTTCCCTTCGGTCTGCCCGAACCGGGAAGGCTCAACAGATGGGACGAGGAAGGAAAGGGCGAGGCGACCAGGATCCTGCAGGACGGAGGGGCTCTCCCCGACATCCTCGGCACCTGCAAGTTTTACATGTACGTGGGCATAACCCCAAGGGAATATGCGGCCATGCTCTCGGCTCTGACGGGCTGGAGCGTGACGGGAGAGGAGCTTCTGGAGACGGCGGAGCGGGTGACGAACCTGCAGCGCCTCTTCAACTGCCGTGAGGGCTTCGGAAGAGAACAGGACCGTCTCCCGGACAGGGCGCGGACCCTGCCTGCCTTCGGGAAATATGCCGGCAGCCCGGAAAGCGCCGTCCGGAACTACGATCTCATGCTTGACGAATATTACGACGCCAGGGGATGGGACAGGAAAACCGGCGCCCCACTGGAGGAAACGCTCCTTCGGCTGAGAATTGAAGGATAG
- a CDS encoding methionine ABC transporter ATP-binding protein, with protein sequence MGILLKGVTKTYGSGEKRLKALSNIDLEIPDSSIFGIIGRSGAGKSTLVRCVNLLERPDSGSVSVSGVELTDLGEGELRQARKKIGMIFQNFNLLSGRTVFGNVAFPLELAGWRREDIAARVDELLDLVGLADKRERYPSQLSGGQKQRVGIARALANRPDVLLSDEATSALDPLTTRSILSLLRDINTRLGLTIVLITHEMNVIREICTDVAVIDKGRIVERGTVLDIFTDPRGEPTLDMLRDVVGVELPETFAGLDFTPGVRGTGDPVLQLQFFGDIAADPVISGMIRRFDVDVNILGARIGHIRNVPCGTLVIRLSGDEGAKSSALGYLRALDLKVEVIGHVGSGISVAV encoded by the coding sequence ATGGGCATTCTCCTGAAGGGCGTGACAAAAACCTACGGCAGCGGGGAAAAGCGGTTGAAGGCTTTGAGCAATATTGACCTTGAAATCCCCGACAGCTCCATCTTCGGGATCATCGGCCGGAGCGGCGCCGGAAAGAGCACCCTCGTCCGGTGCGTGAACCTCCTTGAGCGTCCCGACTCCGGTTCCGTGTCAGTGAGCGGGGTGGAACTCACTGACCTCGGCGAAGGGGAGCTCCGGCAGGCCCGGAAAAAGATCGGCATGATCTTTCAGAACTTCAACCTCCTGTCGGGCCGCACGGTCTTCGGGAACGTGGCCTTTCCCCTCGAACTGGCGGGATGGCGCAGGGAGGATATTGCGGCGAGGGTTGACGAGCTGCTCGATCTCGTGGGCCTTGCCGACAAGCGGGAGCGGTATCCCTCCCAGCTCTCCGGCGGGCAGAAGCAGAGGGTGGGAATCGCCAGGGCGCTGGCCAACAGGCCGGACGTGCTTCTTTCCGACGAGGCCACGTCCGCCCTGGATCCCCTCACCACCCGGTCGATCCTGTCCCTTCTTAGGGACATCAACACCAGGCTCGGGCTCACCATCGTCCTGATCACCCACGAGATGAATGTCATCCGGGAGATCTGCACCGACGTGGCGGTGATCGACAAGGGGCGTATCGTCGAGCGGGGGACCGTGCTGGATATTTTCACCGACCCCCGCGGGGAGCCCACCCTGGACATGCTCCGTGACGTGGTGGGAGTGGAATTGCCGGAGACTTTCGCCGGGCTCGATTTCACTCCGGGGGTCCGGGGGACGGGAGACCCTGTCCTGCAGCTTCAGTTCTTCGGCGATATCGCCGCCGATCCCGTAATCTCGGGGATGATCCGCCGCTTCGACGTGGACGTGAACATCCTCGGAGCCAGGATCGGCCATATACGGAACGTGCCCTGCGGCACCCTGGTGATCCGGCTTTCAGGGGACGAAGGGGCCAAAAGCAGCGCGCTGGGCTATCTCCGGGCGCTTGATCTGAAAGTGGAGGTGATCGGCCATGTGGGATCAGGTATCAGCGTTGCTGTTTAA
- a CDS encoding methionine ABC transporter permease produces the protein MWDQVSALLFKALGETLFMVGASSAIAFASGVPLGVILHVTSRGGLLERRVLNGLLSAVVNAARSTPFIILMVLLIPVTRLIAGTSIGTGAAIVPLSIAAAPFVGRVVEGALREVDRGVVEAAQAMGATSWQVIRKVLLPEAFPAILSGLTLSVVSLIGFSAMAGAVGGGGLGDLAIRYGYQRFRLDVMFATVAVLILLVQLCQAGGDLLARLARKDGKS, from the coding sequence ATGTGGGATCAGGTATCAGCGTTGCTGTTTAAGGCTCTCGGGGAGACCCTGTTCATGGTGGGGGCATCGTCGGCCATAGCGTTTGCTTCCGGAGTTCCTCTGGGAGTGATCCTTCACGTGACGTCCAGGGGAGGGCTCTTGGAGAGGCGGGTGCTGAACGGCCTGCTGTCGGCGGTGGTCAACGCCGCCAGGTCGACACCCTTCATCATTCTCATGGTGCTGCTGATCCCGGTGACGCGGCTGATCGCGGGAACGTCCATCGGCACCGGCGCGGCCATCGTTCCTCTCTCCATCGCCGCCGCACCCTTTGTCGGTCGGGTAGTGGAGGGAGCCCTGAGGGAAGTGGACCGGGGGGTGGTGGAGGCGGCCCAGGCCATGGGCGCCACGTCATGGCAGGTCATCCGGAAGGTGCTCCTTCCCGAGGCTTTCCCGGCCATTCTCTCCGGCCTCACCCTCTCGGTGGTGAGTCTCATCGGCTTCTCGGCCATGGCCGGGGCCGTGGGCGGCGGCGGTCTCGGGGATCTGGCCATCAGGTACGGCTACCAGCGCTTCCGCCTGGACGTCATGTTCGCCACCGTGGCAGTGCTCATTCTGCTGGTGCAGCTGTGTCAGGCCGGGGGCGACCTCCTCGCCCGGCTGGCCAGGAAGGACGGGAAATCCTGA
- a CDS encoding thiamine pyrophosphate-binding protein gives MAGNTGGRTAVRVLERMNISVLFGIPGIHNLSLYEGLASGPIRHITTRHEQGAGFMAYGWGKSTGTPGVVLAITGPGLTNILTPLGQAFHDSVPMVAVTTQIPSRFLSGRSGYLHELRDSTVMSSSVAKGSFRASSPEEIPLLVERALRLSVEGRPGPVHVEIPLDYLDEPCGLPAGEPVRGEGHPLPEGLAGEAARSLSAARSPFIIAGGGAAGAAEAVRLLAEKLSAPVALTSAGKGILPDDHPLCLGARLHFPAVKELLRNSDCILALGTELSPTDLWEEEFLFPDGMISVDTDGGFASSRKGLFLGGRCEEVVPMLAGAVNDRGGVSFPGRTAVLGECREALGSVLGVEEELPLLLDTVSALAGALGAEGVLWADMTGAAYCAISEYPCSRPRTFLHPVGFGTLGAALPGGLGTKCAFPDRRVAVLTGDGGFQFTLPELAVGVQEKICLPVVLWNDGGFGEIRRTQDRKGGPRIAVDHWNPDFRSLAQAYGIPYFAPEGGAGIGQALESAFEVSTPSIIEVKVRKGARI, from the coding sequence ATGGCAGGGAATACCGGCGGAAGAACAGCCGTCCGGGTCCTGGAGCGCATGAACATTTCCGTTCTCTTCGGCATACCGGGCATTCACAACCTTTCTCTTTACGAAGGTCTCGCATCCGGCCCCATAAGGCACATTACCACCCGCCACGAACAGGGGGCGGGGTTCATGGCCTACGGATGGGGCAAATCCACGGGAACACCGGGAGTGGTTCTCGCCATCACCGGACCCGGACTCACCAATATCCTCACGCCCCTCGGCCAGGCCTTTCACGATTCGGTCCCCATGGTCGCTGTAACCACCCAGATTCCCTCGCGGTTTCTTTCAGGCCGTTCCGGCTACCTTCACGAACTTCGGGACTCCACCGTCATGTCCTCCTCGGTCGCCAAGGGTTCCTTCCGGGCGTCGTCACCGGAGGAGATTCCTCTTCTCGTTGAGCGGGCCCTCAGGCTCTCCGTCGAAGGACGGCCGGGGCCCGTGCACGTGGAGATTCCCCTGGACTATCTCGACGAACCCTGCGGCCTGCCCGCCGGTGAACCGGTGCGCGGAGAGGGACACCCCCTTCCTGAAGGGCTTGCCGGCGAAGCTGCCCGGAGCCTGTCAGCAGCCCGGTCGCCCTTCATCATCGCCGGAGGAGGCGCCGCGGGAGCGGCAGAAGCGGTGAGGCTCCTCGCAGAGAAGCTCTCCGCTCCCGTGGCGCTGACCTCGGCGGGAAAGGGAATCCTCCCGGACGACCACCCCCTCTGCCTCGGTGCGCGGCTTCATTTTCCGGCGGTGAAGGAGCTGCTGCGGAATTCGGACTGTATCCTCGCCCTTGGAACCGAGCTTTCCCCCACGGACCTGTGGGAAGAGGAGTTTCTCTTCCCGGACGGGATGATCTCGGTGGACACGGACGGAGGTTTCGCCTCGTCCCGGAAGGGCCTGTTCCTCGGGGGCAGGTGCGAGGAGGTGGTCCCCATGCTTGCGGGAGCGGTGAACGACAGGGGCGGCGTGTCCTTCCCCGGCAGGACGGCCGTCCTCGGTGAATGCCGGGAGGCCCTGGGTTCCGTTCTCGGCGTGGAAGAAGAGCTTCCCCTGCTGCTTGACACCGTCTCGGCCCTTGCAGGGGCTCTTGGCGCCGAGGGCGTCCTCTGGGCGGACATGACGGGGGCGGCGTACTGCGCCATCAGTGAATATCCCTGCTCCCGGCCCAGGACGTTCCTCCACCCCGTCGGGTTCGGCACCCTCGGGGCGGCCCTTCCGGGCGGCCTCGGGACAAAGTGCGCCTTCCCGGACCGCAGGGTTGCGGTCCTCACCGGAGACGGAGGATTCCAGTTCACTCTTCCGGAGCTGGCGGTGGGTGTGCAGGAGAAGATCTGCCTTCCCGTGGTGCTCTGGAACGACGGCGGATTCGGCGAAATACGCCGCACCCAGGACAGGAAGGGCGGCCCCAGGATCGCCGTGGATCACTGGAACCCCGATTTCCGGTCTCTGGCGCAGGCCTACGGAATTCCCTATTTCGCCCCCGAAGGGGGCGCCGGTATAGGGCAGGCGCTGGAGTCGGCTTTTGAGGTCTCCACGCCGTCCATCATCGAAGTGAAGGTCCGGAAGGGGGCGAGGATATGA
- a CDS encoding MetQ/NlpA family ABC transporter substrate-binding protein — protein MADDDGMSDMREADGDNWAGRKSPEGISSGRKEGKRMKRIAAICAAAAIAVFAAAGSEAALAPLKVGATSGPHAEILESLAERLKTEGVELRVFPFSDYITPNAALDQGDLDANSYQHQLFLDTQNRDRGYRLVSVAKTVVCPMGFYSKKIGNIDDLKEGSKVSVPNDPANVGRALALLEQKGFIKLREGTGYTASVLDIVENPKNLRFIEIEAPQLPRVLDDVDIGAVNVNYAVEAGLSPLKDAILLEDAEISPFANVIAVREEDRDNPLVKKLVEAYQTEETAKFMLERYKGGFIPAW, from the coding sequence GTGGCCGATGACGACGGCATGAGCGACATGAGAGAAGCGGACGGGGACAATTGGGCCGGACGGAAGAGTCCGGAAGGCATCAGTTCAGGACGAAAGGAAGGAAAGAGAATGAAAAGAATAGCAGCAATTTGCGCAGCAGCAGCCATAGCCGTTTTCGCAGCCGCGGGGTCGGAAGCCGCCCTCGCTCCCCTGAAGGTCGGAGCGACGTCGGGGCCCCATGCCGAAATACTGGAATCCCTGGCTGAGAGGCTGAAGACCGAAGGCGTGGAGCTCAGGGTGTTTCCCTTCAGCGACTACATCACTCCCAATGCCGCCCTCGACCAGGGGGATCTCGACGCGAACTCCTACCAGCACCAGCTCTTTCTCGACACCCAGAACAGGGACCGGGGATACAGGCTCGTCTCCGTGGCCAAGACCGTGGTCTGCCCCATGGGGTTCTACTCGAAAAAGATAGGGAACATCGACGACCTGAAGGAAGGTTCAAAGGTCTCCGTTCCCAATGATCCCGCAAACGTGGGCAGAGCCCTGGCACTGCTGGAACAGAAAGGGTTTATAAAGCTTCGGGAAGGAACGGGATATACCGCCTCGGTGCTTGACATTGTGGAAAACCCGAAGAATCTCAGGTTTATCGAGATCGAGGCTCCCCAGCTTCCCAGGGTTCTGGACGACGTGGACATCGGCGCCGTGAACGTGAACTACGCGGTGGAGGCAGGCCTGTCCCCCCTGAAGGACGCGATTCTGCTCGAGGATGCCGAAATCTCCCCCTTCGCCAACGTGATCGCCGTCCGGGAAGAGGACAGGGACAATCCCCTGGTGAAAAAGCTCGTGGAGGCCTACCAGACGGAGGAGACTGCGAAGTTCATGCTGGAGCGGTACAAGGGCGGCTTCATTCCCGCCTGGTAG